The Methanobacterium sp. Maddingley MBC34 DNA window ACTGGTTGTTTCTGAAAATAAGAAACATGTTATCAGTTTATTATCTGGCCACATGGGTGGTGGTAATCAGCTTTCAATAAAAATAGCTGGTCTTATAGGTGCAGTTCCAGTTATAACCACATCCACAGATATAAATGGTAAAATGGGTATTGATACGCTGGCAAGTCAATACAGGTTTAATATTGAACAACCACAGCTTATTAAAGAGGTGAACCAGTTAATTGCTGAGGATGGTAAAGTTGATCTGTATTTACCTTCTCGTTTCAGATTTTTAGAGAATCATCCACTTGTAAACAGATCTTACCATATTCACATATGGGATAAATCTTTCATCCGAGTCTCTTTACCTGATAAAGAATTGGATAAAGAGTTTGATATTCCCCTTAAAATCTTAGATCTGCATCCAAAACGAATCGTGGCTGGTTTAGGCAGTAAAAAGGGGATTACTGGTGATCAAGTCTTTTTTGCTATTAGATCAGCTCTTCAGCATCTTCACCTACCCTTGGAGAGGTTGGATGCCCTGGCAACTGCTGATGTGAAGAAAAATGAAAAGGGTATCATTGATGCTGCGTCTAAATCAGGTTTACCCCTTGAAATAGTGCAATTAAATGAAATTGCTGACTTTAAACACAGTGATTGCACTCCTTCGCAGTTGGTACAGCGTAAATTTGGAGTACAAGGTGTGTGTGAGCCGGTGTCCCTCCTTAGGGCTGGGGTAAACTCACGCTTAATCCTGAAAAAAACAGTGTATGATGGTGTTACAGTTGCAATTGCAGTCTCAAATTTTAAGTAAATCTCAACTATTAAATAAAATAAATAAAAATAAAACTAATTAACATGTTAAAATGACCTTTTATC harbors:
- a CDS encoding cobalamin biosynthesis protein CbiG (PFAM: Cobalamin synthesis G C-terminus; Cobalamin synthesis G N-terminal) gives rise to the protein MRFAIISVTKEGQKIASDMALVLKNDPTVIKVDLFHKNVNATVSKLFNDYDCWVAIMATGIMVRVICPLVESKLNDPAVLVVSENKKHVISLLSGHMGGGNQLSIKIAGLIGAVPVITTSTDINGKMGIDTLASQYRFNIEQPQLIKEVNQLIAEDGKVDLYLPSRFRFLENHPLVNRSYHIHIWDKSFIRVSLPDKELDKEFDIPLKILDLHPKRIVAGLGSKKGITGDQVFFAIRSALQHLHLPLERLDALATADVKKNEKGIIDAASKSGLPLEIVQLNEIADFKHSDCTPSQLVQRKFGVQGVCEPVSLLRAGVNSRLILKKTVYDGVTVAIAVSNFK